A single genomic interval of Fibrobacter sp. UWB13 harbors:
- a CDS encoding peptidylprolyl isomerase: MAFNQLDKPQAGETIAIMKTNHGTMKLRLFEEIVGECATNFIELAKQGKYDGAPFHRIIKDFMIQGGDFTRRNGTGGHAAKGPGSTIGDKYDSRLTHVRGALSWAKTSMPHSIGSQFFIVHGNNVHFLDHEQCGPGPADGYSVFGQLYEGFEVLDKIAGVDTDRMDRPYDDVIIESVTIEKA; encoded by the coding sequence ATGGCATTTAATCAGTTAGACAAACCGCAGGCAGGCGAAACCATCGCCATCATGAAAACCAACCACGGCACCATGAAACTCCGCCTTTTCGAAGAAATCGTCGGCGAATGTGCCACAAACTTCATTGAACTTGCAAAGCAAGGCAAGTACGATGGCGCTCCGTTCCACCGCATCATCAAGGACTTCATGATCCAGGGTGGCGACTTCACCCGTAGAAACGGCACCGGTGGCCACGCCGCCAAGGGTCCAGGCTCTACCATCGGCGACAAGTACGACAGCCGTCTCACCCACGTCCGCGGCGCTCTCAGCTGGGCAAAGACTTCCATGCCGCACAGCATCGGCAGCCAGTTCTTCATCGTTCACGGCAACAACGTCCACTTCCTCGACCACGAACAGTGCGGTCCGGGTCCGGCTGACGGCTACTCCGTATTCGGTCAGCTCTATGAAGGTTTCGAAGTGCTCGACAAGATCGCCGGTGTCGATACCGACCGTATGGACCGCCCGTACGACGACGTGATCATTGAATCCG
- the pyrR gene encoding bifunctional pyr operon transcriptional regulator/uracil phosphoribosyltransferase PyrR — MNDNCKKVSELLTAQTMEFALDEMAAKIAKMHPSADNMIVLGMASRGIPLAKKLTERLSQKFGKPIEMGSLDATYYRDDFHYRKKVATEMRFTEMPASVEGKTVILVDDVLYTGRSALAAMRSILDLGRPAAIRLCVLVDRGHRELPIAPDCVGLTVETARNQEVRVAIEPIDKENSVYLVEVEA; from the coding sequence ATGAACGATAACTGCAAAAAAGTAAGCGAGCTTCTGACAGCGCAGACGATGGAATTTGCGTTGGACGAGATGGCGGCGAAGATTGCGAAGATGCATCCGTCCGCAGACAACATGATTGTGCTCGGCATGGCTAGCCGCGGTATTCCGCTGGCAAAAAAGCTCACCGAGCGTCTTTCTCAGAAATTTGGCAAGCCTATCGAAATGGGTAGCCTCGATGCCACGTACTACCGTGACGACTTCCACTACCGCAAGAAGGTGGCGACTGAAATGCGCTTTACCGAAATGCCTGCTTCTGTGGAAGGCAAGACGGTTATCCTCGTGGATGACGTGCTCTACACGGGTCGTTCGGCTTTGGCTGCCATGCGTTCCATCTTGGACCTTGGTCGTCCGGCGGCTATCCGCCTTTGCGTGCTCGTGGACCGCGGACATCGTGAACTTCCGATTGCTCCGGATTGTGTGGGTCTTACGGTCGAAACGGCAAGGAACCAGGAAGTCCGCGTGGCGATTGAACCTATTGATAAAGAAAATTCCGTTTATCTCGTAGAAGTGGAGGCGTAA
- a CDS encoding aspartate carbamoyltransferase catalytic subunit, producing MSALEIKHLFGLRGVSKHDIRLILDHAKQFREILERPVKKVPSLRGMTVVNLFFENSTRTRTSFELAEKRLSADTVNFASSNSSVKKGETLVDTLRNIEAMKIDIVVVRHKGTGVPKFLADNSKAIIVNAGDGAHEHPTQALLDMLTIEEKLGTLEGKNVTIIGDIRHSRVARSNLWGMSTMGAHVTLCGPSTLVPRNTDLMNHVTWEPDVKKAVANADAIIALRLQKERMDDALLPSMREYRNTFGITEELLECAKDKVIIMHPGPINRGVELDSDIADGEHSVILDQVTNGVAVRMAVLFLLAGGRNNENA from the coding sequence GTGAGCGCTTTGGAAATTAAACACCTGTTTGGACTTCGTGGAGTGTCCAAGCATGATATCCGTCTGATTCTGGACCATGCAAAACAGTTCCGCGAAATTCTCGAACGCCCGGTCAAAAAGGTGCCGAGCCTCCGGGGCATGACGGTCGTGAACTTGTTCTTCGAGAACAGCACCCGTACGCGCACCAGCTTTGAACTTGCCGAAAAGCGCCTCTCTGCCGATACGGTGAACTTCGCAAGCTCGAATTCCAGCGTCAAGAAGGGCGAAACGCTCGTCGATACGCTTCGCAATATCGAAGCCATGAAGATTGACATCGTGGTCGTCCGTCATAAGGGGACGGGTGTGCCGAAGTTCCTTGCCGATAACAGCAAGGCAATCATCGTGAACGCTGGCGACGGTGCCCATGAACACCCGACGCAGGCACTCCTCGACATGCTGACAATCGAAGAAAAGCTCGGAACGCTCGAAGGCAAGAACGTCACGATTATTGGCGATATCCGCCATAGCCGTGTCGCTCGCAGTAACCTCTGGGGCATGTCCACGATGGGCGCTCACGTGACGCTTTGCGGACCTTCGACGCTTGTGCCGCGCAATACGGACCTCATGAACCACGTGACGTGGGAACCTGACGTGAAGAAGGCGGTTGCCAATGCCGACGCTATCATCGCTCTCCGTTTGCAGAAAGAACGCATGGACGACGCCCTCCTCCCGAGCATGCGCGAATACCGCAATACGTTCGGCATCACGGAAGAACTCCTTGAATGCGCTAAGGACAAGGTCATCATCATGCACCCGGGTCCAATCAACCGCGGCGTGGAACTCGATTCCGACATCGCCGATGGCGAACATTCTGTTATTCTTGATCAGGTGACCAACGGTGTCGCCGTCCGTATGGCCGTTCTCTTCCTTTTGGCTGGAGGTCGCAACAATGAAAATGCGTAA
- a CDS encoding dihydroorotase: MKMRKPCKGRLVNVVLKNAKFWNGKSFELQNEVRLNACETSETVEFDCNGALVMPALFGLGIDFMEPLRDDVYTFADGFDALRKGGFYGGLYESAANPIDDADKFTAMVNRFKSEERGEDAFDIKFLGAYSKGFGTDSLAEMVELAEAGVAGFGDGNGVIPHSRFLRLAMEYGKMTGKRFFFQPMDKTLRHSGCVHEGAYSDMLGMKGIPRIAETIAAYTVLETARFLQVPVHFKQVTCGETLELVRNARKNGIDVTCDVNLYHLLLDDSCLETLDSAYHILPPIRSAADREALWQGIVDGTVNAISVNHTPVLRQDTVVNFEDSVPGALSLEVALPAIWNKLVASVGEARAIELLSTAPARLAGAESAGDSVVVLAPEKTHKVLESDFAGHVCNSPLTGKELPSSILASYINGVWTEL, translated from the coding sequence ATGAAAATGCGTAAACCTTGTAAAGGTCGTCTTGTGAATGTCGTTCTGAAAAATGCAAAGTTCTGGAACGGCAAGTCTTTTGAACTTCAGAACGAAGTTCGCCTGAACGCTTGCGAAACGTCCGAAACGGTTGAATTTGACTGCAATGGCGCGCTTGTGATGCCGGCCCTCTTTGGCCTTGGCATTGACTTTATGGAACCGCTTCGCGATGACGTCTATACGTTTGCCGATGGCTTTGATGCCTTGCGCAAGGGTGGTTTCTACGGTGGCCTTTACGAAAGTGCCGCAAACCCGATTGACGATGCCGACAAGTTCACGGCGATGGTGAACCGCTTCAAGTCCGAAGAACGCGGCGAAGATGCTTTCGATATCAAGTTCCTCGGCGCTTACAGCAAGGGCTTTGGCACGGACAGCTTGGCCGAAATGGTCGAACTTGCCGAAGCCGGTGTCGCTGGCTTTGGCGATGGTAATGGCGTAATCCCGCACTCTCGATTCCTCCGCTTGGCGATGGAATACGGCAAGATGACGGGCAAGCGCTTCTTCTTCCAGCCGATGGACAAGACGCTCCGCCACAGCGGTTGCGTTCACGAAGGCGCCTACTCCGACATGCTCGGCATGAAGGGCATTCCTCGCATTGCCGAAACGATTGCCGCCTATACAGTTCTTGAAACGGCTCGATTCCTCCAGGTGCCGGTGCACTTCAAGCAGGTCACTTGCGGTGAAACTCTTGAACTCGTCCGTAACGCCCGCAAGAACGGTATCGATGTCACTTGCGATGTGAACTTGTACCACTTGCTGCTCGACGATTCTTGCCTCGAAACGCTTGACTCCGCATACCATATCCTCCCGCCGATCCGCTCGGCTGCAGACCGCGAGGCCTTGTGGCAGGGAATTGTCGATGGAACGGTCAATGCCATCAGCGTGAACCACACGCCGGTGCTCCGTCAGGATACGGTTGTGAACTTCGAAGATTCTGTGCCGGGCGCACTTTCCCTGGAAGTTGCTCTCCCTGCTATTTGGAACAAACTTGTGGCCAGTGTCGGCGAAGCTCGTGCTATCGAACTCCTTTCGACTGCTCCTGCTCGTTTGGCGGGTGCTGAATCCGCCGGCGATAGTGTGGTGGTGCTCGCTCCGGAAAAGACGCACAAGGTTCTCGAAAGCGACTTCGCAGGCCACGTCTGCAATTCTCCGCTCACGGGCAAAGAGCTCCCATCCTCCATCCTCGCTAGCTACATCAACGGTGTTTGGACGGAGCTGTAG
- a CDS encoding PilZ domain-containing protein — protein MTSELQEVWKFFQSYILPVLPFVALVLIEMQLMYKRRENEVMFGTEAFDEKIKAFDFTPKEIETLDELVRSSKFENKDAVLNSSGLFEAAVSEFYRIRNVFSVPEETLDAIAGLRRKMEFSGSNPLSMVCSTRQFNVGDKVDLELENGQIFRRVPILERSEKTWSVQIEGSHSLAKMIQGSHALIRWTRMNDAVYSKRMIVFSATPEKVVFTHCDQLDKEQLRKWVREVVDFPVKAMFPNGEVHMGRLYDLSAGGILLGLEEDCKPNQQISISFNLPTFGVQNVDVKILNNLGHRNPAYPQYNSISAVFTGAYAWTQERVLQYIFEVTRKTKSKKNGGNSEIT, from the coding sequence ATGACTAGCGAGCTTCAAGAAGTCTGGAAATTTTTCCAGTCCTACATTCTTCCGGTTCTTCCGTTTGTAGCGCTTGTGCTGATTGAAATGCAGCTCATGTACAAACGTCGCGAAAATGAAGTGATGTTTGGTACAGAAGCGTTCGACGAGAAGATTAAGGCGTTTGATTTTACGCCAAAGGAAATAGAGACTCTGGATGAGTTGGTGCGTTCCTCCAAGTTCGAAAACAAGGATGCCGTGCTGAATTCTTCAGGACTCTTTGAAGCCGCTGTCTCGGAATTTTATCGCATTCGTAATGTATTTTCTGTTCCAGAAGAAACGCTCGATGCGATTGCCGGCCTCAGGCGCAAGATGGAATTTTCTGGCTCCAATCCTTTGTCCATGGTCTGTTCGACAAGGCAGTTCAATGTCGGCGATAAAGTGGACTTGGAATTGGAAAACGGACAAATTTTCAGACGAGTGCCTATTCTGGAACGTTCGGAAAAAACATGGAGCGTTCAGATTGAAGGTTCACATTCTTTAGCCAAGATGATACAAGGTTCTCATGCGCTCATCCGCTGGACTCGAATGAACGATGCCGTTTATTCTAAAAGAATGATTGTGTTTTCGGCGACTCCCGAAAAAGTTGTTTTTACCCACTGCGACCAGCTCGACAAGGAGCAGTTGCGTAAGTGGGTCCGTGAAGTTGTCGATTTCCCTGTGAAGGCGATGTTCCCGAACGGCGAGGTGCACATGGGGCGCCTTTACGACCTTTCTGCTGGTGGTATTCTTCTGGGACTGGAAGAAGACTGCAAACCAAATCAGCAAATTTCTATTTCGTTTAACTTGCCGACGTTTGGAGTTCAGAACGTGGATGTCAAGATTTTGAACAATCTTGGTCATCGGAACCCGGCTTATCCACAGTACAATTCCATCTCGGCGGTATTCACAGGTGCCTATGCCTGGACGCAAGAACGAGTCCTTCAGTACATTTTTGAGGTCACTCGTAAAACAAAGTCGAAGAAAAACGGGGGAAATAGCGAAATAACTTAG
- the pilM gene encoding pilus assembly protein PilM, with translation MALGLIARIRGERETVGIDVGHYSIKYVKVYHDANGKRIVREVDLEPVPAGSIINGLIQRRDSDDLTTDKGAKKEKDGFDKLGEAFSKLMLRHPIDETVDVVASVNCGAGEGGVLVDRLSIKVPKNGNEEAIIVQTAQSRPPFDDQDNVLDYEVVSREGDDVKVNVVAAKSSMLDSWAQFFTRKGIRLSALDVDIFGLLNSFVMTASDEERKKTTAIFNIGDNKMSVGFIQDGAFHSVRSMNGGSLNVIINKLSSSLDITAEKCHEMFEKNDLKVIDNVAISVLEDAMKVAFEELMSQITFGIRYHSSAEDSRPLERILIGGGGAAVPGLLQYIAEKTGIETATVNPFRSVECDSSVVDKDGMSIALSNIYAPALGLAMRKF, from the coding sequence TTGGCTTTAGGGTTGATTGCTAGAATTCGTGGAGAGCGCGAAACTGTTGGCATAGATGTTGGCCACTACAGCATCAAGTACGTTAAGGTCTATCATGATGCTAACGGTAAAAGAATTGTGCGCGAAGTGGATTTGGAACCTGTACCTGCAGGCTCCATCATCAATGGTCTTATCCAAAGACGTGATTCCGACGATTTGACTACAGATAAAGGGGCGAAGAAAGAGAAGGACGGCTTCGACAAGTTGGGCGAAGCTTTCTCCAAGCTTATGCTTCGTCACCCGATTGATGAGACTGTGGATGTCGTTGCTTCCGTGAACTGCGGAGCCGGTGAAGGTGGTGTTCTTGTGGACCGCCTCTCGATCAAGGTTCCGAAGAACGGAAACGAAGAAGCCATTATCGTTCAGACCGCCCAGTCCCGTCCGCCGTTTGATGACCAGGACAACGTTCTGGACTACGAGGTTGTTTCTCGTGAAGGCGACGATGTCAAGGTCAATGTGGTCGCTGCAAAAAGCTCCATGCTCGATTCCTGGGCTCAGTTCTTTACCCGCAAGGGTATTCGACTGTCTGCGCTGGATGTCGATATCTTTGGCTTGTTGAATTCATTTGTCATGACAGCTTCTGATGAAGAACGCAAGAAGACAACCGCTATCTTCAATATCGGCGATAACAAGATGAGCGTGGGCTTCATTCAGGATGGCGCTTTCCACTCTGTGCGATCCATGAATGGCGGTTCGTTGAATGTTATTATAAACAAACTTTCTTCAAGTCTTGACATTACTGCCGAAAAGTGTCATGAGATGTTCGAAAAGAACGACTTGAAGGTTATCGACAATGTGGCTATATCCGTTCTTGAAGACGCCATGAAGGTTGCTTTCGAAGAACTGATGTCTCAGATTACATTTGGTATCCGCTATCATTCTTCCGCAGAAGACTCCCGTCCGCTCGAAAGAATTTTGATCGGTGGCGGTGGGGCCGCAGTTCCTGGGCTTTTGCAGTATATCGCTGAAAAGACTGGGATCGAAACGGCGACGGTCAACCCCTTCCGCTCTGTGGAATGCGACTCCAGCGTGGTCGACAAGGATGGCATGTCTATCGCCCTCTCTAACATTTACGCCCCGGCTTTGGGACTTGCAATGAGGAAGTTCTAA
- a CDS encoding PilN domain-containing protein — protein sequence MATKKNKGANKALAININLLPGEHRKKQKDLTWLTDRRVVWPTVIFIVSIFAALFVYAYTLESISSLEAELQSVRAAVERERPLLKKISELEKNQSIINTKINALKSIQISKKRWVVLFENISSVLPPNMWLLSLSQVSEFNLEMKGTTFDFSEVAEYMVKLEKQMSVEKVSLVSISTTKVDGDEAYSFTLKVELKKDLGEEG from the coding sequence ATGGCTACGAAAAAGAATAAGGGTGCCAACAAGGCGCTTGCAATTAATATCAACCTTTTGCCGGGTGAACACCGCAAAAAGCAAAAGGACTTGACATGGCTTACCGACCGCCGTGTTGTTTGGCCGACTGTTATTTTCATTGTTTCCATTTTTGCGGCTCTGTTCGTTTATGCCTACACGCTGGAATCTATTTCTAGCCTGGAAGCTGAACTCCAGTCTGTGCGTGCTGCCGTTGAACGCGAACGCCCGCTGCTCAAGAAGATAAGCGAACTTGAAAAGAACCAGTCCATTATCAATACAAAGATCAATGCGCTCAAGTCTATCCAGATCAGCAAAAAGCGCTGGGTGGTGCTGTTTGAAAACATATCTTCTGTATTGCCGCCTAACATGTGGCTCTTGAGTCTTTCCCAGGTCAGCGAGTTCAATCTCGAAATGAAGGGAACGACGTTTGACTTTTCCGAGGTTGCCGAATACATGGTCAAGCTCGAAAAGCAGATGAGTGTAGAGAAAGTCTCGCTTGTCTCTATCTCCACGACAAAGGTTGATGGCGACGAAGCCTACAGCTTTACACTCAAGGTCGAACTCAAGAAAGACCTTGGAGAGGAGGGGTGA
- a CDS encoding type 4a pilus biogenesis protein PilO, which translates to MGNLNIDFKDKKNIYCIVMIVIILLAGYSVYTYIWDPFVLEEENLQSQLQSAQKELDKINSKKHRVAELEMQLAQAEKDFQKLKEMFPEEEKVPLRLQDLYSVLRSSGVQIQKFNPEGRSEREHYVENRYSIAVNSGYHMLGYLFAEIANFNYPTAITNLRLSRYSGIAAEVQKAETHGWTPITMSVNFNLTTYTSKKVGK; encoded by the coding sequence ATGGGCAACCTTAATATAGACTTTAAGGACAAAAAGAATATATACTGCATTGTGATGATTGTAATCATCCTTTTGGCAGGGTATTCTGTCTATACGTATATTTGGGATCCGTTCGTTCTCGAAGAAGAAAATCTTCAGAGCCAGTTGCAATCGGCTCAGAAAGAATTGGACAAGATTAATTCCAAGAAACACCGTGTGGCAGAACTCGAAATGCAGCTCGCGCAGGCAGAAAAGGACTTCCAAAAGCTGAAGGAGATGTTCCCGGAAGAAGAAAAGGTGCCGCTCCGTTTGCAGGACCTTTACTCCGTGCTTCGCAGCTCTGGTGTGCAAATCCAGAAGTTCAATCCGGAAGGACGTTCCGAAAGGGAACACTACGTCGAGAACCGTTATTCCATTGCGGTTAACTCCGGTTACCACATGCTCGGTTACCTGTTTGCTGAAATTGCAAACTTCAATTACCCGACAGCTATTACGAACTTGAGACTTTCTCGCTATTCAGGTATTGCAGCTGAAGTGCAGAAAGCTGAAACTCACGGTTGGACTCCGATTACCATGTCGGTGAACTTCAACTTGACCACTTATACATCCAAGAAGGTTGGCAAATAA
- the pilQ gene encoding type IV pilus secretin PilQ, producing the protein MKKLTKILTILIMVASFATAWAAPAEGSVAPNKKLYDFNFVNMDYEAIFRSVSVIAGVDILIAPDVKGKISLRVTKKTWQETLDIICNMNDLTWVIQDKYISIQRLSTYQAKQKKLADEENQAEQNAPLVRKNFQVHHAKADELVKVLESMKSNRGKISVVERTNSIIVYDTESKIEQMGNALTELDVETLQIMITAKLVVVNSELARELGVDWTAAVGSATLTPGTASLASGATAGSSRISGAIQSFPNGTSPAVSKANTAITASLLDNNLQIAISNLMGDASTEVLASPQVSTLDNTEAQVFMGDKVSIRVIDDSGESSTKMVETGIKLTVTPHVSGDNRILLDLHPENNSYGYDEKGEVVISTQEAKTKVVVADGETVVIGGLTRNENTESESGIPFLKDIPLLGNLFKYSRKSITKKDLVIFVTPRIIRNYIGNVEISEPSEETSGSAPELKPVDPAIANSPIATGETPEAPVPENSHDDSWN; encoded by the coding sequence GTGAAAAAGCTGACTAAAATTCTGACGATTCTTATCATGGTGGCAAGCTTTGCTACTGCGTGGGCTGCTCCTGCCGAAGGCTCTGTTGCCCCGAATAAGAAACTATATGACTTTAACTTCGTCAACATGGACTACGAAGCTATTTTCCGCTCCGTATCGGTCATTGCTGGCGTGGACATCTTGATTGCTCCGGATGTCAAGGGCAAAATCAGCTTACGCGTGACCAAGAAGACCTGGCAAGAAACGTTGGACATTATTTGTAACATGAATGACCTCACGTGGGTGATTCAGGACAAGTATATTTCCATCCAGCGCTTGAGCACTTACCAGGCAAAGCAGAAAAAGCTTGCTGACGAAGAAAATCAGGCTGAACAGAATGCTCCTCTTGTTCGTAAGAACTTCCAGGTGCATCATGCCAAGGCTGATGAACTTGTCAAGGTGCTTGAAAGCATGAAGTCCAACCGCGGCAAGATTTCTGTCGTGGAACGCACGAACTCCATCATCGTTTACGATACCGAAAGCAAGATCGAGCAGATGGGCAATGCGCTTACGGAACTTGACGTCGAAACGCTTCAGATCATGATTACGGCTAAGCTTGTGGTCGTGAACAGCGAACTTGCCCGTGAACTTGGTGTTGACTGGACCGCAGCAGTTGGTTCTGCAACGCTTACTCCGGGGACCGCTTCTCTCGCCAGTGGGGCTACGGCTGGTTCTAGCCGAATCAGTGGCGCCATCCAGTCTTTCCCGAACGGAACTTCTCCGGCTGTGTCCAAGGCTAATACCGCCATTACGGCAAGCCTCCTCGACAACAACCTCCAGATTGCTATTTCGAACTTGATGGGTGACGCTTCTACGGAAGTGCTTGCTTCTCCGCAGGTTTCTACGCTCGACAACACCGAAGCTCAGGTGTTCATGGGTGACAAGGTCTCCATCCGCGTGATTGACGATAGCGGTGAATCTTCGACCAAGATGGTGGAAACGGGTATCAAGCTCACGGTAACGCCGCATGTTTCTGGCGACAACCGCATTTTGCTCGACCTCCATCCGGAAAACAACTCCTATGGCTATGACGAAAAGGGCGAAGTCGTGATTTCGACTCAGGAAGCAAAGACCAAGGTGGTTGTGGCTGACGGTGAAACGGTCGTGATTGGTGGTCTTACCCGTAACGAAAACACCGAAAGCGAAAGCGGTATCCCGTTCCTCAAGGACATTCCGCTCTTGGGCAACCTCTTCAAGTATAGCCGTAAATCTATTACGAAGAAGGACCTCGTGATTTTCGTGACGCCGCGTATTATCCGCAATTACATCGGCAATGTCGAAATCTCTGAACCGTCCGAAGAAACTTCTGGTTCTGCTCCGGAACTCAAGCCGGTGGACCCGGCGATTGCGAACTCTCCAATCGCCACGGGCGAAACTCCGGAAGCTCCGGTTCCAGAAAACTCTCACGACGATAGCTGGAATTAG
- the holA gene encoding DNA polymerase III subunit delta — protein MFVTLIGKDQFSKDKRIEKFLSETLGDRISDPMAKQVLYATDTNIASISDVIIEACDSVSMFSPEQVIVVRKAEALKTDDMKALAKWLPHAASGKLLFDFETLLASSELYKALAKVGKVEKFDVPKQYEMAEWISAIVPTHFNKAIEPTASQYLAEALGNDTKLVSEEVEKILLYAPDCKKITLDLVKTMVVSQRDIPTYEIEGFFGMQNAQAYVQKLNELLNSGVDAIRISNTLYNYALSLLNYGSLTAKGISPEEAAKKIGKNYYMFVKKGQAAECCRRWRKPLLVRVLRRLADLNYEIKSGKCPTRMSQELALAALVVR, from the coding sequence ATGTTCGTAACGCTCATCGGCAAAGACCAGTTCAGCAAGGACAAGCGGATTGAAAAATTCCTGTCCGAGACTCTTGGCGACCGGATTTCAGATCCGATGGCTAAGCAGGTGCTATACGCCACCGACACAAACATCGCCTCCATCTCCGATGTCATCATCGAAGCGTGCGATTCCGTGTCGATGTTCTCGCCTGAACAGGTCATCGTCGTACGCAAGGCGGAAGCCCTCAAGACCGACGACATGAAGGCGCTCGCCAAGTGGCTCCCCCACGCGGCAAGCGGCAAGCTGCTCTTCGATTTTGAAACGCTCCTCGCCTCCAGCGAGCTCTACAAGGCGCTTGCAAAGGTTGGCAAGGTCGAAAAGTTCGACGTCCCGAAGCAATACGAAATGGCCGAATGGATTTCAGCCATCGTCCCGACGCACTTCAACAAAGCGATTGAGCCTACGGCATCGCAGTACCTCGCCGAAGCGCTCGGCAACGACACCAAGCTCGTGAGCGAAGAAGTCGAAAAAATCCTCCTCTACGCTCCGGACTGCAAAAAGATTACGCTCGACCTCGTGAAAACGATGGTCGTCTCGCAGCGCGACATCCCGACCTACGAGATTGAAGGATTCTTCGGCATGCAGAATGCCCAGGCTTACGTCCAGAAGCTGAACGAACTATTGAACAGCGGCGTCGACGCTATCCGCATTTCGAACACGCTGTACAACTACGCGCTCTCGCTTTTGAACTACGGCTCGCTTACCGCAAAGGGAATCTCGCCCGAAGAAGCCGCCAAAAAGATCGGCAAGAACTACTACATGTTCGTGAAAAAAGGCCAAGCCGCCGAATGCTGCCGCCGTTGGCGTAAGCCGCTCCTCGTGCGTGTGTTGCGCCGCCTCGCCGACCTCAATTACGAAATCAAGAGTGGCAAGTGCCCAACTCGCATGAGCCAGGAACTCGCCCTCGCCGCACTCGTCGTGCGGTAA
- the greA gene encoding transcription elongation factor GreA produces MEKIMFTQEAYDKLVKDLENLKNVERPRVLQELVDARAQGDLSENAEYHAAKERLAAIDNIEMPKLQDQLARAQVIAFDANSDTIKFGATITAKNLKTKREIVYQLVSPEEADALNGKISFKSPIGAALMGKKRGDTVEVVTPKGKNQFEIIDFK; encoded by the coding sequence ATGGAAAAGATCATGTTTACACAAGAGGCTTACGACAAGCTCGTTAAGGACCTTGAAAATTTAAAAAATGTTGAACGTCCCCGCGTACTTCAAGAATTAGTTGATGCCCGTGCACAAGGCGATTTGAGCGAAAACGCTGAATACCATGCCGCCAAGGAGCGCCTGGCCGCTATCGATAACATCGAAATGCCGAAGCTCCAGGACCAGCTCGCCCGCGCCCAGGTGATTGCATTTGATGCGAACTCCGACACCATCAAGTTCGGCGCCACCATCACGGCCAAGAACTTGAAGACCAAGCGCGAAATCGTCTACCAGCTAGTCTCCCCCGAAGAAGCCGACGCCCTCAACGGTAAGATTAGCTTCAAGAGCCCGATTGGTGCAGCCCTCATGGGCAAAAAGCGCGGCGATACGGTCGAAGTCGTAACGCCCAAGGGCAAGAACCAGTTCGAAATCATCGATTTCAAGTAA